In the genome of Lathyrus oleraceus cultivar Zhongwan6 chromosome 4, CAAS_Psat_ZW6_1.0, whole genome shotgun sequence, the window aatgggtgctacctaatcggaacaagaatcgacgaatggagcaaggagaagtgttagggatgagggtagatggcgatgcatgaagcaatcgacttacaaggttgatggcgatgcataaagcaatcgacttacaaggttgatggcgatgcataaagcaatcgacttacaaaagggtggatgaatacgtgctggttctgttaggttttgaaaaatgattactcgacgttggatcgaggttttggtcttgttttgaaatggttatcgggtgttcattttatttcttgtattaacagatgaataaagaatgaaagaatattatacatttcatgggagagggatacatttgttatgaatgggggttgacatggcaatcaagcaatataaatatatgccttaaacaccatacaagtaggccacagttaatcaaacaagtaagatataaacaagtatataatcgaatcaaataatcaaagaatgaaataataaagcattaaacaatgtatgagtgtaagtgcaaaggaaccggctcattgtaagaaagcccaagagtaagctatgtgaggtcgatggcgatgcttaaaaagcaatcgacttacaagggtgtaaaaaatgggctcgatattaaatcgagaaaagtatgatttttatagttaaaaaaaatggttttgaactaaactaaaatacaacaactatgcattattaacaaatgaaatcatgagtataataaacataaaaaagatattaatcaacatactaaaagaataaaaaatgctaaaggaagataaaatcaaataaaaagcaaaaagtaccacacatgagtattgaacccaccccactcaagaatatacacactgcccttctccaccagaccactcacCATTATCTGCTACTGAAATACTACGTTAAATATATGAACCGGGCAAAAAAAATAAAGagatttaaaataaaaacaaaataaacttttttatggtttttgtgtTAAAAACAgaataaattaaataataaaagaaaaattaaaaaaaaagaaaaaaaaagaagaaaatggAAACACAGAGGTTCGTCTTCATCACCATCGTCCTCCCCACCTCACGAACTCAACCTTCCCAAACTCACTCCTTCACTCTCTCTTCTCTAGGTAATGTTCATCAACACTCACCAaacttcacatttctctcaatcCCACTCTCGTTCTCAACGAACCCCTCTCAACCACTCTCAGCTCACACAAAATTTTCAATCAACAAGCATAAAGAGAAAGAAAATGAGGTCCTTACAAAGTGTCACTGCGGTGGTGGTGAAGGATGCGAAGAAGCTGGCCTCCAGGTACGATTTTGGGATTTTAGGGTTTCTTCTCAGATTTTCGCCTCCAGCTCTCTGTTGTTCTCTAGGTTTTTTTTTGTCCCTCACTGATTTCTCCCTTTTTATAATCCCATTGCTAGGGTTTGGATGAGATCAAAAGAGTATGGAATTGGAAGTGCTTTCTTTTTTGTGCTGCTCTGTTGTCTATCCCATTTTGGTGTTTGCTCTGCAAAAGGTAACATGTACCTTGTACTTCTTCTGTGAAAATGTTTCATTTTTGTTGCTTGTGAATTTTTACTGCCTTACTGagttattttgatttttttcctttttttttacCGCAGTGAAGATTCTTTTGTAACCTTGAGGTTGTGGATGCTGCATTTGAGGATGAGGATGAACATGAGGCTCGACATATGCCTGCTGGTATTGATTCTGGTCCAGGGTATTTGCTGCAAGTTGTTTCACGTTTTGACTTGGCTCAGGTTGCAAGCTTACTCCATCTTGGTGTGTTTTTGTACAGGTACTCGAAGGAACTTCCCATGTGAAACGTTTACAGGTACATGCCTTTGCAACCTGAGTCTTTGACTGTGTGTTTTGGTGTATCATGATTTTCCATTGATTATGATGTAGCAGTGTTAGCTGATGCAAATTGTTGGCAATGTTGCAGGATCGGTGCCGACTACAACGCTCAATTGCGTACTGGTTTGAGGCAGCTCACGTCATAACAAATGGTAAGCTTCCGAAAGCAGTTTCGGTTTTGATCGCTGCTCTGGTTTGATGCCTATTCCTGAAGTAACGAAATAAACCACTGGAAAACCTTGTCTTCGTGTGGCCTTCATCATTTTGAAACTCCTCTATTTCAGTTCTAGTTTTATCCACTTTCTAAAGCCAAGCTGTAACATCACTTTCAGTTATTCCCAGATTATCCTCAGTTTCAGCCTTACTCTGCCTGCATTGTTCATTTGCAACTACATTTGGCTGAGAAGCATCCACAGGCAACTGCTTCAAATTTCCAGAAGAAACACATCCAGTATTCTTCGAACTGACAACAGCCTCTTCCTTTTCCTCAGGTCGCTTATATGTGTTATAAAGATCAAATGTCATCCCAGCAGCATCTGCTTTCAGAAGAACCTCTTTTCGtttcttttttccttttgatGAAGCTTTCACTTTACTTGGCTCTAAACTTGGTCGGTCCATAGTACTTGGTGCACCTGGAAGAGACACCGAGCCACTGCCAATAATAGCATCCTCTGAACTATCCTTGCAATGTTTTGAAGCTGTTTCTAACTTTAGAATCCAATGTAGTAGAGGTAGACGTGTTTAAATTATCGGCCATCCTGTCACATTCTGTGATGTAACTTGCAGATCCACCCTGCCCTTGCTGTCCAGTCTCTAAAGTTACATCCTCAGTGTTTAACTCTGTAACACTAACACCCTGTTTGAGTTGATTAAATTTTGTCCCAACGTCACTAACATTTTTACATCCCTGAAGAGTTGAAACGGTTTGTCTTAATTGTTTATCCTCTTGGGATAATTCATCTACCTTAGCACTGTTATGATTGTTCAAACTAACGGCTTGAGTAACAGGTCCTCCAACTGAAACACAAGCAGAGACTTGTCTAGAACAAATGGTCTTTTCCTCAAGTGACACAGAAGGCAGGCTCTCACTGGCAGCTGATAATGTGCCTGAAGCTGCTGCTGATAAATCTTCACAGGCAATTGCTGCAGAATGTGTTGTTTTAGTTCCTACAACTTCAGAAGCTACACAATCATAGGTACCACCATCAACAGCTAGAGAAGGTTCATTGGCCACAACAGAAGATTGTACAGCCACCTGATGCTGCAATTGTCCTTTCTTCTGATTATCCTAAGAGATTCCTTGTTTTTAAGAGGCATAGGTTTTTTTTGAAGGATAAACAAACAAGACCTGAGGTTCAATATTGGGTTCTACAGGAGATTGATTCTGACAACCAAGTGCACTTCTCAATTTGGCAGATTCTTCAAGTTTTCTACCAACAAGTTGTCTATGTAGTGTCTGATCATCACAATTCAGGTGAAGTCCAACAACCACTATGCTTTCAGACAGTTGTGAGGGCTTCTTGAAAGACCTATGACCCATATACTTCAACTGAAAATTTACAGCCCATTGACGCTTGAGACTAGTCAAAATCTCAGGATTGTAAgttttgttttcattttcaaCATCAGGTGGACTTGAAAAGCCCTTAAACAATTTTGTTACTTGATACTGCAGCCTCTGAAAGTGGCTACCATTGTTATCATATTTTGATGGATGCAAGTGAGACTCAACATCAGCTCTAGTTTCATTTGATTCACTTTCTGGACCTAACTGAAGGCTGTGAGATGCAGAATTAGGACTGAACTCAAACCTTTGCATAAATGCCTGTACCAGAAATCCAACCTGGAAAATTCCATGACAGTAGGAACCAATCTCGAATTTCCAGCCGAAGGAAAAAATAACCATAACAGAACTTCATCTGATTCTTAACCAACAATATTCATCAAGCCTATTGTCAATGCCACTGTGAAACCAGTAAGTCTTCATTTTGCCTGTTTCAATCTACAAATAGTTTCGGTTTTGGGTAAAACTATTGTGGCTTCCATTCATGTTTTTTTTGTCTACTGCAGGGCCAATTGTAGGTTTGTTATGGCCTTTTGTTGGTTAAATCATGGAGATTTGGCCTTGTAATGTGGTGTATTATGAGCAAGGAATGAGCACACTCATGTGGTGCTGCTGCAGTTGGTTTTATGCTCATGTGGTAATGTTGGTTTGTTGCAAGTTGTGTGCCTTGATGTACTGTCTGCTGCAGAGTTTATTTGGCTTATGGCATGAGGTTTAACAGGTATGGCCTATGGCTTGAGACAGTTGCAGACATTCGTGGCCTTGCTGCAGTTTTGACACATGACTTGGTTTTGATTTTGTAGGTTCACCACTGGTTATGTGCTTATGGTGCTGCTGCAAGATAATAAGCAAGGGTGCACACATGGACTTTGGTGGTAAATCAAGACAAGATAGCGTGAGATTAGGTCCAAGTTTGGGATAGACCGAGGCTAATGACCGTTGATTCAAAGGTGTTCAAATAGCATGGTGTGCACAAAGTCACTTACTTGCAAATGAAGTAATCAAGAAAAAATCATCAATAAACATGAAGATTGGATGACACAATGAAACAAAGGGCCAGGCCAAGTTTGGATAGTCAAGAGCAAGtgagggttgactttggtcaaagttgaccaaaaagtcaactgttgaccaaagtcaacaattggtcaaaaatgcgttttttttttttttttttttttgtatcttctttgtaaatgaaaaatgaattatTGGTTAGGATGAAATTTAGGGTTTGgggaatttgggttgactttggtcaaagttgaccaaaaagtcaacggttgaccaaagtcaacaactGGTCAAAGTGTCAATTTTTATGTATTTTTTGTATGAAATCAAatgtaatgaaataaaattgaaatggattaacaaaatggtttgaagttggtttccaaattgttttgccttatgacttgaatgtttgactttgaaaagaacATGACTTGACAGGCAATATATGTTAACAGGGCCATGGAATGATGGTATAAGATTAGGATTTTggcatagtatccatgaaccaataacatgactagaaagtggcttgaaacacaaggaaaccggttgttcagatgacccagatCATAGGCATGTTAACAATCTCAAGAAcaaacaccatgactttggaccaagaccaattCTCACATAAAAAACAGAGTAAGGTTAGGCCAAGTATgctaaacaaacataaaaaattcaggaccaaaatcggggtatgacagtaagttaaaatagcccttaagtatttctatgaacaattgtacggattatcggttcaattacgattcttacattctaaccttatagatttagttagacatggtaaagtaaaagtgcattaattttaataaaagtagtgcgagtgcggaaagtaaataaaagtagtgcgagtacgagaaaataaataatttaaagcgagtgcgagaaataaataatttaaagcgagtgcgaggaaataaataatttaaagcgagtgcgggaaaataaataaagtaaagcgagtgcgggaaaataaataaagtaaagcgagtgcgggaaaataaataaaagtaaagcgagtgcgggaaaataaataagataaagcgagtgcgggaaaataaataagataaagacaagtaataaaaacctgctccaatcggagggttgaataaattgcaaagcggaaatgaaaatggcggcaggattaacttccttccaaagtgttccaaactcgattacagactctatcacagactcgattactcaattgtggtaacactccaatgcgaagcgattaccactttataatactgaatatatgcctaagtgaaacaaagttgctctgagtttgcctctgctctaagtttggatgattgtaaaagtgaattcgagtttctatttataagcaagtaaaaagatggaaatgacttggatgcccttcaacttgaaaatgggagggaaactattttcctcttgtggcgcccgccacaaggccatggcgctcgccacaaggccatggcgctcgccacaagcacaaaatgaggcgccttagtggaagtagtggggaacgtggaagttgagggaagttgagcttggacacgtcatggcagggtctatggcgccagccatggggtaggccacaagaacaaaatgctgaattttagggtttttggctctttttcgctccttttctcgatcggggctccgattaaagtaaaaacctgaaaataaaggaaaacatagcaataacacaacaaaatgataataaacaaactagaatgcatgtgaaatcggagtcgaaaatacggtaaattttagtattatcactcattcaaaccattttagaccattgtgcctttcaaacttaaattttgttaaaatcaatgcatccactttgagatttgtatcacgaactacgagattttgatccctcatttttatgttggtacgtaggcacaagactgaaggtcttgtcaaatacaaaaatataattaataaattcttttctcatacccctattctatttgtttgtaaacatcactttgtacaaaatacatatgcacacaaaaagggctccctaagagtaccaaggacactttgggtgctaacaccttccttcagtgtaaccaacccccttacctgtgatctctgacttttactagtttttatttgaaaacttcttacttttgggttttgttcgtactttttccctttttccttggaaacaataaaagcgcggtggagactcttgttaattgatctctagcttgttaatagcttgatgatcatgaatttcccgctacaaaaattaagtggcgactctgctgcggagtagtctccagtggttttagcctactttttgtgtgaatatatttttatatatgtgatatttgtatatatgtatatgtgatataatctacttgttgtgcttagtgatctctgagtggtgagataagttctaacccaaacttgagtgcaattaagataggaggatggtatagtcatgttcgacttgtgtggagtagtccttaacaagttggcttgagatccatccactcagtggagactcctttggatttggaaatgtcacacaagtatttatggttaggcattactattgtaagaccataattttgaccctaagatccctcatggcatcacatcatttgctcattgcattacctcaaggatcattgcatgtatggctccttaaccctagggttgggacttgtgagagtggtttgagaccaccaagcatgattgtattgtatattattgcttttcttatttttattactaaTCAAAAGCATAgaaatatgtcactaacttttttgttgttgttttgaagctcaagtaatcatgagatcccatgctcctaggaggctcttaagctcaatgaaatggctaaATGAAGATGAGAGCAAGCATGACAATtgtccacaaagttcctaatcatcatatatgtctcccaagtatctcaattttccaatttgatcaagataaaccaaaggacttgaggattgtttcccaaggaaatcctaattcaactgtgcattgattgtgccttgctcatgaaacaacGTCAACCTATAATCAATTTTAATCAAGGGAGGTGatttcattaattattttatgcatatatgatcctatgtgagtatcctcaatcattcattcatcaagatttgaagtttggccttgagaagttgaccagtcaagtcatctcACTAGGCTGAGGATccctgagacctaacttttgatgtgtttgtcaaatgaagatgaccccaagagaaaatatgttcttaagaaccatatgaacaactttaatattcataaaaaatccatttaaaacttggaaggtcatcattcatttcaaaacgttataggtcattttgactgaaaccctaattttgggtcaacttcctaaggacctaacttccttattttttatgatttttagtTTTGACCAAGTGCATTGTAAATCTTAatatgtctaattaaaatgttatgttggacaaaatttcataatactaaaataaacacatgtgataatacaaaacattataggtcactttggaccaaaatcattgaatttgaaaaatatccaacttcaagtgcccataactttctcttgaaaaatacaaatgatgcaaaagttaagtccaaattgatcatcttgaaaatatctacaatTTTAGTGTTGGAGGTTTatccatttgaggcttgcataaTTGAAAGATAAGGTCTTAaagttgatcacttttggtaaaattttcaaaggaaacctagacatgttttgtacctcaaacttcaaagccagttttcataattttccaaactccaaatggattttttcccaacatagattttgttccttatgtcaagagctttctaaccattactcacatgagCATGTTTGGATCTTCCATGTGTGATTTTTGAAGAGCtcaatgtttaggttcaattatcCAATTCACTTTGTAAATTCATGCACTAGCCAATGCAGctccaattacacgtccaaatcAACTAATTATGATATTAGCTTGCATTTCCATTCACTTatgggcctcacatgcgcctgtaaaggcccatgcatggaggatccaaaactcatgcacacgagtattgtATCACCTTGCCTTCAGCTCAGCTATAAATGGAGGGCCTTGGtcattcaaatttcaacctcaaggtgatctgaaaccctactgaattggaaacccaacctcactcaaaggaatttcagtttttatttctcaatttcaagcttgaatttcaacatccttagttgatcttcaagtcttaattccttagccttgcatcctcattacctcaagatcaaattggaatcaaaagcttgaagagattgtgctgtttaaagctgcacttcaaaggtatttcactcaactgttttgatctgaatctTTCTATACAatgtgatttgcttgtgtttgaactgttttctgaagtcctcgagcaagaggcaggccagtggtggtcttaatttcatgatttgagacatttcagtttgtgcaccttgattttcaagctcaaatttctcattaaatagaaacattgaggaagatccaaggttataggggtgatgtacatcaccccagcttcattttgatacctaGCTTGTGCATTTTGGTTAAGGTTGAAAACCCTGCGCATGGTGGCCGAAGTTTAttctctggccggagaagatggtggttttcaccaccatccccacgtgggagcaTCTGAGCCTTTGGATCTCATTTAAATATTATAATCGTGTCCATTGCTTTGGCTGGCTTGTTTTAAATACATTTGTGGCGCGCTTGACTTTGGAACATGGTGCATCAGCGCTTCTGGACCGCTTGATAacgccacgtcaattaatgagactcATCCAAGCGCTCCTTATTTtcctattttttatttttctatttaaatttcttttaattccttttattttcaaaaattcataactattttatttgaagtcacaaaaatatgagaccaatggcaaagtttttcttgaaaaatctagtttcacactttgatttttatttatttttgtgaattcatttaatattttttgtgaattatttggtttttgatagtttttaattcattttaaatactttttgatatctgaaaattccaaaaatattttcttaacacatatggatcatgataagtcaatgaaaaatagtctcatcaatttcttaattggtttgagatttatttgagattttaattcatttgtgttatttttcattgtttttaattgatttaaaatagtctctgttttcaaaaattgttgagaaaattttcaaactttgtttgaccatgttagacctatgagaatttaattggacttgttgaagttgatttaaattgaatttgaggtttgaccatattttgtccattttaattttgcatttattttaattccaaaaataccaaaaaaatatattttacttgttgacttctaatcttcatttctcttctgtttaccattggttgatgatgatttgattcacattaGACCATTTGTGTTTGACACTTTATTTCTAtgtccatttcatttcatcttcatcttcttctttttattttggccaatgagttaatgtcttatggttggtcttgacatatgagagacttaatcttctttgatccaaatcaatctcaacttgatccatgatcaagtgagttgctttgtgtccaagataggtttcttcttggtcaagcaaaaaacctaaagtccatacaaggctttccttcatttcttttggcatggcaagttgtagtagcttggcttactagtcatgatctctaacttgtgtttatttgcctatagttttattgaccggtctcagataggtgtgactactacattagtccacttacgattgcttaacatagcgctaaattgtcttatgacacactaacattaactactaactactaactttaattcaagcatttaatttcttgcaatttactttaatgcaatttactttctttctcatttattcatattgcttttccctttgctcacttgagcacatactttatgtttattgtcattttccctttgctcatttgagctcattattgtatataaatatattattgccttgtgtttgttttgtctttgtttgtgtgaatccaatgcaaaaaggagaaatgacttagaattaggactttacctatgcttaaaggagttcaagagaaactaggcctcatgcctttagaatgctaaacttgttgaagagtAACTAAGCCTCATACCTctagaatgctaaatctcaaagttgactttaaaggacctctaatctaaactcattctttgtccattcctcttattgtgttgtgaactttttgatgtttgctcttgtgtgatagggattccatcttgagatagtaagaaggaccattgtcatgaatagccaagttataagagacaagccaaatggagatcctaggagcttgaatgtatacttgttttgattgcttgttgcttgctaagtccaaaggaaaggagcatcttgaatcatctttacGATCTCAAGAAAAGGATCTCCAAGGATTTgatctcttctctcatctttgtatgctttaggactagcccttctcttcctctctccactctaacctaagccaaactcattttgtgcaaaccTTGACTTTGTTctcaaactagaaacctaggccttatgcctttgacttttcaaaatattttctttaatactcattgtgaataaaccttaattcaactttgacttcattttgtaaataaatctaacttgtaaatataactcacttcaagtttattttgtggttccaatggccacctttgttaaaacttttttctaaacattagtcataggttggagttatcatagtggttgatgtaaacctcaccttatccttagtgattggactataagtcttccatacttattatagggttaacccctcactagtatgttgaagctctcctcacatggtggattgttggtttaggttgagttttctc includes:
- the LOC127137024 gene encoding uncharacterized protein LOC127137024, coding for MPAGCKLTPSWCVFVQVLEGTSHVKRLQDRCRLQRSIAYWFEAAHVITNGPPTETQAETCLEQMVFSSSDTEGRLSLAADNVPEAAADKSSQAIAAECVVLVPTTSEATQS